One genomic region from Amphiprion ocellaris isolate individual 3 ecotype Okinawa chromosome 20, ASM2253959v1, whole genome shotgun sequence encodes:
- the ap5s1 gene encoding AP-5 complex subunit sigma-1 — protein MVRCFLIHTVCPISALSAGECRVLYSRVFGPDETVLSEELQELNPEERRLLQKEKVAVVARQVHSAVTLSREASGRQLVEMVPGEEVLALQDADSGVVRLRAGDPFNEEMSVLWLGVHSLGFAMVCEPHENLLLAEGTLRNLSRHCLEHLHMLGPGSEVLLKSSRIDVLLSRLLPHGQLLFLNHRFAQSLEKEVAAYMAK, from the exons ATGGTTCGGTGTTTCCTGATCCACACCGTGTGCCCCATCAGCGCTCTGTCTGCCGGGGAGTGTCGGGTGCTGTACTCCCGGGTGTTCGGTCCGGATGAGACGGTTCTGTCCGAGGAGCTCCAGGAGCTGAACCCGGAGGAGAGGAGGCTGCTGCAGAAGGAGAAGGTGGCTGTGGTGGCGAG GCAGGTCCACAGCGCCGTCACTTTGTCCCGGGAGGCTTCGGGTCGGCAGCTGGTGGAGATGGTTCCGGGTGAGGAGGTTCTGGCCCTGCAGGACGCCGACAGCGGAGTGGTGAGGCTGAGAGCCGGAGACCCCTTCAACGAGGAGATGAGCGTCCTGTGGCTCGGCGTCCACAGTCTGGGCTTCGCGATGGTCTGTGAGCCCCACGAGAACCTGCTGCTGGCCGAGGGAACCCTGAGGAACCTGAGCCGACACTGCCTGGAACATCTGCACATGCTGGGGCCCGGCAGCGAG GTCCTCCTGAAGAGCAGCCGGATCGATGTTCTGCTCAGCCGCCTGCTTCCTCACGGCCAGCTCCTCTTCCTCAACCACCGCTTTGCCCAGAGTCTGGAGAAGGAGGTAGCAGCTTACATGGCCAAATGA